In Juglans regia cultivar Chandler chromosome 13, Walnut 2.0, whole genome shotgun sequence, the DNA window TTGACATCAGCTATACACATATATCCTTAGATCTAGTATATGGTCAAACTTGTAATATAAACGAATATCGATGTCATTTCAAAGTTCCAATCTTTATATAAGAAGACTTGAGTACCGCACCCTTAACATCAGACCACCTTTAACCACAATATTCACCATGGCGATGGCATTCAAGATGGTATGATCTCTTGTTtacacttttttctttcattctttttgcCAATGAAAAGTTTTTCACGAGAATATGTTTTAGCTGATAATTTGTTGTTGCTGGGGTATATGATAATGGCAGGCGACGACTGGAATGTGGGTGACTGAGGAGTGCAAGAAGTCGTTCATGGAGATGAAATGGAAGAAGGTGCATAGGTTCATAGTGTTCAAGATCGATGAGGGATCAAGGCTGGTCACCGTCGACAAGGTTGGCGGCCCTGGCGAAGGCTATGATGAGCTTGCTGCATCCTTGCCGGACGATGATTGCCGATATGCCGTGTTTGATTTCGACTTTGTCACGGTTGATAACTGCCGGAAGAGCAAGATCTTCTTCATAGCATGGTCCGTCtcctgatttttatttttctatataatgaTCATGCTCTAGATCACAGTACtaattgttatatatacatatttaagcTAAGTTTACtgtatctctattttttttttttaaataaagaaaacatagaGTAAGTATGGAAACGTCGGCATGGAATCTTGATTGCTACTTTTGTAAGCAAAATATATGGTGCAACCAACCCACCAGCTAAGCATACTAGTAGGTTATTGTAATCATTGTACTTAAAATTATGAGattactaaatatatatgataattagtGGAATCCTAGGAATTGTACTTGGGCCTTTGGCATATGTCaattataatacaatttttattggAGGCTGCTACAGAAATAAAGGATCCCACACACTGATGTGAGTGTGCCACGTATCCTCCCCTactccccctttccctctctatCTCCACCCTCCCCGtgattgagaaagaaagaaaaaaaaaaaaaaaaggaaggggtCAGTGTGCCACATCAGTGCGTGAGATTCTTTTGTgcctatagtattttttatttttattagatgtctcctttctttatttccatttttatgtattttcaagGAACCAccaaaagaagttaaaaaagcaaaaactaGAAAAGTCGGCCTTTTATTGTGTACTATAAAGTGtagatatatacatatgtatgaAGTGAGTCTTATAATAACCATTGAGCATTTACTGTTGTCCAAAAAAGCGACACAAGCGACTGTAAATGTTGTAGTACAATGCTCAATAATGTTCTAAATCTTTTCATATATGTCTATCTCTACTTGAGACCCTTAAAGTTcggacaaaaaattaaattgaaatttctcGTCCCGAATCAATGAAAATAACAATGAAcccaattattaattttttttcattattatcatttttgcaCATATAAAAGGCTGCAATAGTATATTACAACCACTGGATTTGAATGAAACGATTTGCATTAGACGAAGTTGCTAAATGAATCATGACTTTTTTTGGGTGGGATTTTTTTAGGTCACCAACAGCATCAAGAATAAGAGCAAAAATGCTGTATGCAACGTCCAAAGATGGGCTGAGGAGAGTGCTGGAAGGCATCCACTATGAAGTCCAAGCAACAGACCCAACCGAGATGGGGTTTGATGTCATCAAGGACAGGGCCAAATAGATCATGCAATTAGATTATGGCCAAACTTTTGTGGCATCTTtgcttttttatatatttaataactCCAACCATATGATAATGagccttttttcttcttgttactTTCTCGATAATTGGCACTAATGTAACCTCATCCtctaatttgtaataataattattatgtcTTCGTGTGTTATTATTTAATGACAAAAGGACCTTTTGATGTCATCCCTTTTATAATTCAAAGGTAAAAAAGGCGAATCAATGTGACATTTGAATGCTAAATGGGCCTCATGCATCGGCTTTTACTGCCACTAGTAGGATTCCGTGTCAAAACAGTCACGATTGTGATGGGACAATTAAGCTgataattacataaataattttattatatattaatcattatttatttttatattttatatctgataatttaattttttctttttataaagtgtaaaatattttttataaaatgtaaagtatgaaataatgaataatgatttatgaaaaaaattattcttacaTAAAATGTCTGGCTTTGACTTGGTCAAATTAAACTCGAGCTTGCTATTGCGGTATAATGTTTGGGTAGCGAAGATATCTCAATACTTTTCAAGTGTTTTCGTACGGATGAAAATACTCTACATGCCAAACACAATGAACCATCTTCGTACCAAAGTCTctcaaaaaattactataatatttattactattaaatataaataaaaaataaaattactataatatttatcactgttaaatataaataaaaaaataaaatcattataatatttatcattattatatataaataaaatcatcattaaaaaaaatcaatcattgatgggactcacacatttttcaattatctatctaaaagttaacaactcaacatacttcatacatccaaacaactcaaaatactctcaatggaacTTATAAATTCACTTCAATATCTCCTcataattatttacaaatattctcaatatttctcATGTATTCTCACTACCTAAACGTAGCCGGTCAATCGTCTTCTTCGTTTCCAATTTCCGTACAATTGGTTGAATTCCACTCTACTCGCCATCTTGACCACGTTCATGTGCATGACCTAGCTCCATTGTAAACCATTGGATCATTTAGAAAGCCCTAGTAATTGGAGCCTTTGAATTGAaacaaagagaacaaaaatgtaataaattgGATATGATTTGAGGTATAATTACACGAGCCCTTTTGACTTAAGTAGTAGTCAATCATGTGAGTTTAAGTTGATCAATTATGTGGCAATAATCGCTTACATATGTTATAGTATTATTTAAAGTATGTGGAATTCAACCTCTCTCGATCAACATTAGGTGTAGATGTtgtctttattatatactaacgaGAAATGTTTAagccataaaagaaaaataaactcataaatatttGACAAGATTTGATgatgtgatacgtcagattataaaattcttttaatcgtaaagtagatttaacatatcattatgaaatcatgtcaatttatgaattttttttataaaatttttttatgaatgtagtGCTTTTTTATAccaattattaattacttaatcATCATATGAAAcaagattatttttaaatattttaattctcaCTCCCTCGTTTCTTCTCTGACATGAGTTGATACAAATGTTATCAAAGTCGAGTGGTGTGAGCAGAAATCTTAGGCAGtgtttggttactaaaattAATTCATCTCAAGTTAATTATTGAAGagattcattacttttttaattttttataaagaaattaaattcatcttaacatattttatacatttgaatttaaaaatttaaacttatatcaacttaaaaaaattaaaaaaaacatatcttaataaaatctataaaatattattatttataattcaactcaactcatctaaacaTAAAACTTACCCAATAATTCTTGCagaagaaaatgttgtttagTACTTCTCGAATTCTGGGCATCAAACAGAAacagaaagataaaataaatgcaATACAATCAAGcgggcttaaaaaaaaaaaaaaaaaaagaactttgtTAAAAGAGCATAAGCAACAAGACGAAGATTGGATGTGTGATGGGGCCAACCAAGAATAACATAATGTTTCAGCACCTAACTCTTATGCACAACATCATTCATGCCTATCACAGGGGCACTACTGCTATTGATcgatctatctatctatctatctaatCTTTATCATGTCCTCTTTGTCAGGCAGTTAGCCTGTCCTGCACTACTCCCTACTCATAATTAATAATGTCCTAGCTATCTATGTAATTAATTCGATGATGTAACGCCCCCGGGTCCTATGTTTTGGCTGGatcaaattctcatatcaataaTGTTACATCTCTTCTTTCACTGCTTAAGCCTTGGGGTAAAACCACAGAGCTACAACCACCCAAGGCCATCATGATACACcaaagccatatatatatatatatatatatagccgaGAAAGGGAGAGAATCCTTACTGTTTACCTTCAATGATGCACCCCACATGCATGGACAGCGAATTAAGTAGCAGTGTGTCATTTAATTGCTTGTTACATTTTATCCGATCAAATGGGCTGGCATTTATTGGATGTCCTCAGTGCGACTGGTTGCATGATTTCAGGCACTTGCAAACTACCACCAACCTCCCCAAGCTGCAGTTATGGGGATTCGGGAATCCGATTCCAGTAGtatttgatgagtttatttgTCATACAATCCACCACAGACCTTCAATGGTACTGGACCAATAATATTAGGCTTGGGCTCTTGTGAGCGAGCTACATCCTGTTACAAGGGTCCACTAAACCTGGCCCAGTTGGTGTACGTATAGGTCCATGGACCATCtaattcaagatttttttaaggAACATTATGCAAGACAAGCAGTTAGATGTACTAAATTGCGTATcgatatttatatgattttttttattaaaaaaataaaaattttttaaaaagaaagttatttatctaataaaaattatttatatctttaatttataccgttttatttaataaatactttacATATCAATATTGATAGGCGTTTTGATACAATAACTCActttagagagagagttttcCATATGCAATACCAACTTAATTCATTCATTTCGGCTACAATCACGCAATTTAAGTTTGACTAATTCCATATTTTTACGGAATTATTGTCCGTCTGCAACCGCAGACACATTCTCAGCTTCGGATAAATGTCAGTTGATGTCATTGCGGAGAAACGCGGACCCGCTGAATTATGTTCGAAATATGATCACATGTCCCCCCACGTGACCAAATAGATGCACGGCTAGCCAATCTACACCGCCCAACGAATTATCAGTGTTCCCGTTCAAAGATGTGATCTGGACCGTTAGATAAGTGAAAATATGACAGTATGTAGTTAGGTCAAAAAACTGAAAGCAGAAAGAAAGATCCTCAATTAACCAGACTATGACCGTCCCGTCATGCTCCCTGCTTTTTAGTGAAGGAAAAAGGGTTCTGGACGACGTGTTTCTCCACGCGCGCGCCCAACTATTTGTGTGCTGAGCAATGATACGGTAAAAACCTATCAACAATTTATCTGctatttctttataaaatataattttttttaaattttaaatatatcaaaatcaaaatttaaaaaaatattattttaatcaaaagtaataaattagtcggtagtttatcatttttcataaattaaaagcGGCAATAGTGAACCGCCTATCAGTTTCAATCAATCCAGTCAACATCAATGTTGTTCTTTGGAGATGACACGTgtagttcataaaaaaaataagtattaaaGACACTGAAAGAGAAATTAGGCGAGAGTTGAAATTCGCATGAAAGATCTACCCCGGAGAAATTGGCAAATGAGTGGGTGGTTGGTTGTATCTCtcaatatgtatgtatgaaacCTCACTACCAATGCATGATGATGCTTGCAGTTTATATTTGCATGCTCTTCATGCACCACACATCGATCGACATGCGTTAAAATGAGAATGGGACATGTGTACACTgacgttttgaaaaaataaatataaaaaaaggaagataaaTATTGATCTTTAAACGGCTCGgagttagaatttaaaaagtgtgtcgaatgtttttttttttagtgattaaagaaatattttttaataatattataaatatttttaaataaatatataaaaataaataaataaataaataaataaaatatactattcaaaaaatatattcgagAGCTTTTTTTTGGAAAAGTGTAACAGCGCTCTAATGCTTTTAATAAGGGAAGAAACTTTTGTTGATCAGAAATTGAGAAGCTTCACATGCCCCCTCTACATGTGTGTGGGTCATACTCTTTCCACCCACCGACAGAGAGTTAAAAGgatagagaaataatttgtattttaacaaattttgCGTAGattctttatgaaaaaaatatactccattataaaaaatatatatttaaaaataaaattcctttaAGTTGGacctacatttttataaaaaaatttatccttAAAACTTATGTTACAAGTTTATTCTAagtataattagttaaaaattaaattcatcataTATTTCATTATTAGACAATAAAAATCGACTGCAATATATTAgctaaagtaaaaaaaattagactttAGTTATagtaacttttaaaataaacttcaaatttgatagttattgtatatagatcaaattatattttattattgtttgtacatgaatgtttttttttttttttttttttttatgatgcccTTTTTATTTACGATCATGGTGGCATTGGCCTAAGTCGATAACCTTAAGTCATAAATATAagattctatatttttaaatttttaataatgcaCGGCTTCATGTGTTTGgatagaattaaataaataaaatatgataaaattaaaaaaattaataattaaaaaaattaaatattttttaaattaatatcattttattactatataatgaataaatggataatccaatgtggagatttaatgtgaatgaaataaccaaaattaaattcatctcatattattttattgttatataatgaaaaaatagttattccaatgtggagacttaatgtgaatggaataactaaaactaaattcatcttacattagttaaaaatgtcatttaattttgGCTAATTTATTGAGAGTGCTCTGAATCCCATTATTTGCTTAATTTGTGTGCATTTTTCATATACAAAAATTGTGTTAATAGATAAATCTAGGGATATGGCCAGTAATATTAGATACGAGATCTCCATATAGATTTAATATAGAACATTGGTGGTAGAGTTAAATATAATTAGTGTGTTGATGTCGTATTTCGCAACCTGAGCACTTCCGTGATAACCTAGCTCACTTCACctgaaaacaaagagaaatggcTCATGTGACATCCGGGGTCACTCCGATGCCAAAATCAGTGGACGATTATCTAGAAAATACTCTAATGAATAACTAGAACAATCAAAAGTTTAGAGAGAGCTCCCATAGAATAGATGCTCGTTATTTATACTTGATACAGGTCCTACTGCAGATGGAATTCGTGGCATGTCAGGGGTCAGACCTGTTGTCACTCATTTCCTACTGTCACAGTGTGTCAGCCAGCGGCTCTGGTGGCTAGAGGAGATCGTGGTGTGTCAGCCATGCTAAGCCTGTCTCGCTGCTGAGAGATCGTGGCATGTTAGGTGTTAGTCATGCAAGGCCTGTCCTAATGCTTCCTGCCAGAGTTGGATGTCAGGTCGTGGGCAAGCCTTCCTTCGTACGTGGGGTGCGTTTGCGCCGTTGCGTGTCGGGTTTCCTGACACCTGCATTTGAGTGCGGTGTCCCTTGAGTCTAACGGATTTGTGACCGAGCTCATTCAGTCGTCCGCCTGTAGCTGGGCGTTGAGCCCAGCATCCTACGGTAGGTCTCGGTAGGCTGCTGAGCCTCGAGACTATCCCATTGGCACATCCGAGCTCGGCGATAAAAGGTCTTCCCAGATAGGTTTAGAGCCACGGGCACAGCACGTGATTCTTCGGTCCGGGCTCTTAACTGATGGAAGGGTTTTGCCCTTGGGCCTAGAGTTCTTGGGCTTGGCCCTCCTAGGGCTTGGGCCTTTCTAGAATGGGCCCCTCTATCACAGTACCCTGCGAATTCCTATCACGTGCGCATGGTGGGAATTCACAAAACCTTTAATTACGTTGTCGTCCATTCGGCTTCCTGCGCTTTAGGTTCCCGAGGCCAATTATTGTTGATGGGGTGCCTCCCCCTTCTCTCGAGGATTGTTTTGATGCGTTGGCGCCCGTCCCTTCGTATCCTGGGACCTTATTGGTTCGTGCTCCTCACTCTCTTGACACGACGCCTTCCATCCTTACTATCGCTCAGGAAACAGTGCGCCGCGTGGGGCTTGATGACGTCGTTGCTGTCAGTGCCGCTTTGTTTCCCACGCACTCTCTATCCAGCCTTCACTATATAAGGCCCATtgccccttcttcttcttcaccattTCCTTCCACCTTCTTCTCTCGTGTTTCTGTCATTTCTCATTCTCCTTCTCTCCCGCCGTCATGtttttctcccttctcttctcTCCATCACCGCTCTCCTGTCGTTTCCCACCACTGTGATGGCACCCAAAGTTGATGTTGTTCCTCCGTATTTCAGGGGGAAACGATGGGTTTCCTCCATCTTCGGCAATGACCTCAGGGTGTTTCGCTCTAAGTATAAGATCCCTCCTACCGTCGTTCTGGAGATTCCTCAGGGTGAGCATGCAGTGAACCCCGACGGCACAGCGGTGAGAGTGGCTCATTTCCAGGTAATGTTCACCAATGGTCTTCGCCTCCCGTTTTGTCGACTGGTTTGTAAGGTTTTACATTACCTCAGCCTGGCTCCGTCACAGCTCCACCCTAATGCGTGGCAGCTCTTGATATCCAATTGCATCATCTTCCGGATGATACTCAGCAAGACTCTTGAGAAATACCTAAACATGACAGCCTAGGAGTTCTTGTCCGCATATCGCCTTATTTACCGACCGTGAAGCATTGTCAGTTTCAGGCCCAATCTCCAGGCCACAAGATCGCCTCGCTTGAGCAGCGTCATTCGAGCATAAAGGAGTGGTCTCAAAAGTTTCTCTTCGTGTCTGATCCAGATTGGGAGTACCCCGAGGGGGAGGCCACTGGTGAGGAGTTCCTTATTCAGGTGTGCTAGGGATTTCCACCTTTTGCAAGAGCCTGGAACTTAGGATTGTGCAAACTTTCGAAAATTCTGATTCCGTCCGGCTCCGATTCTGACTCCGATGGAGTCGGAGTGGTCGGAAATTGGAGTCGAAATCGGAGTTTTTTTGAATTAGTTgatggagttggagtcggagttagGAGCTCCAAATTCCAATTCcgactccaatttttttttttttttaaatcaagatgTAATGTCGTTTTACatctggatttaaaaaaaattattaaatgacaTTGTTCCACTTAATGTGGAACGTCGTCGTTTCATCACACGGGGGGTCCAAAATGCAGCACCCCCTCCCccttcccttcttccttctctcttaTTCATTCTCCCGTCTTCATTCTCCCTTCTCTGAACTTCTCGGATCTCTGCGTCTCACCGCCTCGTTCCCTCTCTAT includes these proteins:
- the LOC108993345 gene encoding actin-depolymerizing factor 5-like, with translation MAMAFKMATTGMWVTEECKKSFMEMKWKKVHRFIVFKIDEGSRLVTVDKVGGPGEGYDELAASLPDDDCRYAVFDFDFVTVDNCRKSKIFFIAWSPTASRIRAKMLYATSKDGLRRVLEGIHYEVQATDPTEMGFDVIKDRAK